A section of the Lepus europaeus isolate LE1 chromosome 10, mLepTim1.pri, whole genome shotgun sequence genome encodes:
- the LOC133767586 gene encoding translation machinery-associated protein 7-like yields the protein MSGREGGKKKPLKQPKKQAKEMDEEDKAFKQKQKEEQKKLEELKAKVAGKGPLATGGIKKSGKK from the coding sequence ATGTCCGGCCGGGAAGGTGGCAAGAAGAAGCCCCTGAAACAGCCCAAGAAGCAGGCCAAGGAGATGGATGAGGAAGATAAGGCTTTCaagcaaaaacagaaagaggagcagAAGAAACTCGAGGAGCTAAAAGCGAAGGTGGCGGGGAAGGGCCCGCTGGCCACAGGTGGAATTAAGAAATCTGGCAaaaagtaa